One segment of Desmodus rotundus isolate HL8 chromosome 6, HLdesRot8A.1, whole genome shotgun sequence DNA contains the following:
- the RNF148 gene encoding RING finger protein 148 produces the protein MRLLTITPSIHSSVSSRLLRLSIFLLLTIPDSKGKAIWTAHLNITFQVGNRIVSELGENGVFGNHSPLERVSGAVVLPEGWNQNACNPMTNFSRPEQADSWLALIERGGCTFTRKINVAAEKGANGVIIYNYPGTGNKVFPMSHQGTGNTVAVMIGNLKGTELLHLIQKGVYVTIIIKVGRMHMPWLSYYLMSLLTFLAPTVTYLFLYCTWRPRAPNASTRRRRQIKAYVKKAIAQLQLRVLKEGDKELDPNEHSCVVCFDVYKPLDIVRILTCKHFFHKACIDPWILARRTCPICKCDILQT, from the coding sequence ATGAGGCTACTTACAATTACTCCTTCAATTCATAGTTCTGTTTCATCTCGACTGTTGAGGCTTAGCATCTTTCTACTGCTTACCATCCCTGACTCAAAAGGAAAAGCCATTTGGACAGCCCACCTGAATATAACATTTCAGGTGGGAAACCGCATTGTATCAGAATTAGGAGAGAATGGAGTGTTCGGTAATCATTCTCCTCTGGAAAGGGTGTCTGGTGCTGTGGTACTTCCTGAAGGATGGAATCAGAACGCTTGTAATCCTATGACCAATTTCAGCAGGCCTGAACAGGCAGACTCTTGGTTGGCCCTCATTGAACGGGGAGGCTGTACTTTTACACGTAAAATCAACGTGGCAGCAGAGAAGGGAGCAAATGGTGTGATCATCTATAACTATCCAGGTACGGGCAACAAAGTATTTCCCATGTCTCACCAGGGAACAGGAAATACAGTTGCAGTGATGATAGGCAACTTGAAAGGCACGGAACTTTTGCACTTGATTCAAAAAGGAGTCTATGTGACAATCATCATTAAAGTGGGGAGAATGCATATGCCATGGCTGAGCTATTACCTCATGTCTCTGCTTACCTTCCTGGCTCCCACAGTTACCTACCTGTTCTTGTACTGTACCTGGAGACCTAGAGCACCCAATGCTTCCACCAGAAGGCGGAGACAGATAAAGGCATATGTGAAGAAAGCAATTGCCCAGCTTCAACTGCGAGTGCTCAAAGAAGGGGATAAGGAACTAGATCCAAATGAACACAGCTGTGTTGTTTGCTTTGACGTATACAAACCCCTAGACATAGTGCGTATTTTGACttgcaaacattttttccatAAGGCGTGCATTGACCCTTGGATTTTAGCCCGTAGGACATGCCCCATATGCAAGTGTGACATTCTGCAAACTTAA
- the RNF133 gene encoding E3 ubiquitin-protein ligase RNF133 produces the protein MNLLQVGTQRNNTASSWLVKFSVLWLLSQSCCKASTVWTAYMNISFHIGNRMLSELGETGVFGRSSTLKRVAGVIVPPDGKPQNACNPNTSFSRSKNSETWIALIERGGCSFTQKIKVAVEKGASGVIIYNFPGTGNQVFPMSHQTFEDIIVVMIGNVKGMEILHLIRKGVHVTVIVEVGRKHIIWMNHYFVSFVIVTTATLAYFIFYHIRRFWVARIQSRRWLRLETDLKIAFSQLQLRVLKEGDEEVSPDGDSCVVCFELYKPGDTVRILTCKHFFHKNCIDPWILAHGTCPVCKCDVLNALGIQVDIEDGTQSLQVLMSNEWPGILSPSEEGTNNELPPARQSDKVTHVEEVEEHTTSQNERQPNSVDAHPSP, from the coding sequence ATGAATCTACTCCAGGTTGGCACTCAGAGAAACAACACTGCATCTTCCTGGCTTGTGAAATTCAGTGTTCTTTGGCTTCTTAGTCAGAGCTGTTGCAAAGCCAGCACTGTTTGGACTGCGTACATGAACATATCATTTCATATTGGGAATCGCATGCTGTCAGAATTAGGGGAAACTGGAGTATTTGGAAGAAGCTCCACTTTAAAGAGAGTGGCAGGAGTTATTGTGCCACCAGATGGAAAACCACAAAATGCCTGTAATCCCAATACCAGTTTCAGCAGATCAAAGAACTCAGAGACATGGATTGCACTTATTGAACGGGGAGGTTGTTCCTTCACACAGAAAATTAAGGTGGCTGTTGAGAAGGGAGCCAGTGGAGTGATCATCTATAACTTTCCAGGAACTGGCAATCAGGTTTTTCCTATGTCTCATCAGACATTTGAAGACATCATTGTAGTGATGATTGGTAACGTAAAAGGCATGGAGATTTTGCATTTAATTCGGAAGGGAGTTCATGTTACAGTCATAGTTGAGGTGGGGAGAAAACACATCATCTGGATGAATCACTATTTTGTCTCTTTTGTGATTGTCACAACTGCTACTTTAGCATACTTCATCTTTTATCATATTCGAAGATTTTGGGTAGCAAGGATTCAGAGCAGGAGATGGCTGAGGTTAGAGACAGATCTCAAGATAGCATTTAGCCAGCTCCAACTTCGGGTACTGAAAGAAGGGGATGAGGAAGTAAGTCCAGACGGAGATAGTTGTGTAGTTTGCTTTGAACTCTACAAGCCTGGTGACACAGTTCGTATTCTGACTTGCAAACATTTTTTCCACAAGAATTGCATCGACCCCTGGATTCTAGCCCATGGAACATGCCCCGTGTGCAAATGTGACGTTCTTAATGCTTTGGGGATTCAAGTGGATATTGAAGATGGAACACAATCATTGCAAGTTCTGATGTCAAATGAATGGCCTGGTATTTTATCACCTAGTGAAGAGGGGACAAATAATGAACTTCCTCCTGCAAGACAGTCAGATAAAGTGACCCACGTGGAAGAGGTGGAAGAGCACACTACTTCTCAGAATGAGAGACAGCCTAACTCCGTAGATGCTCATCCTTCACCTTGA